A genome region from Brachymonas denitrificans includes the following:
- a CDS encoding cupin domain-containing protein: protein MDAKDSAPEVRNLKQLLQYQDKAVVSRMLVKNSAGSVTLFAFDGNEGLSEHTAPYDALVVGVEGRAEVPIGGVTHLVGEGDSLLMPANITHAIKPLGGFKMLLVMIKGEVK, encoded by the coding sequence ATGGACGCCAAAGACAGCGCACCGGAAGTGCGCAACCTCAAGCAGCTGCTGCAATACCAGGACAAGGCCGTCGTAAGCCGCATGCTGGTGAAGAACTCCGCCGGCAGCGTCACCCTGTTCGCCTTCGACGGCAACGAGGGGCTGAGCGAACATACCGCTCCCTATGATGCCCTCGTCGTCGGCGTCGAGGGCCGCGCGGAAGTGCCCATCGGCGGCGTGACGCACCTCGTGGGCGAAGGCGACTCGCTGCTGATGCCGGCCAACATCACGCATGCCATCAAGCCGCTGGGCGGGTTCAAGATGCTGCTGGTGATGATCAAGGGCGAAGTGAAATAG
- a CDS encoding hemerythrin domain-containing protein, whose amino-acid sequence MSLAIDDLMHEHDAILSSFRLLDGMSRALAAGQPIAASDAVELLGFLREFGDSCHHGKEEGFLFPAMVHAGLPSESGPIAVMLHDHTQGRAWLQAMEQALGPEFRPDAFLTALRGYVTLMRSHIAKENNVLFPMAENLLDAEALQTLFDQFEEHEARVIGPGRHQQLHALLESLIARYPAAAHSQHSHGVH is encoded by the coding sequence ATGAGTCTGGCTATCGACGACCTCATGCATGAACACGACGCCATCCTGTCCTCTTTCCGGCTCCTGGATGGCATGAGCCGGGCCCTGGCTGCAGGCCAGCCCATCGCCGCCAGCGATGCCGTGGAATTGCTCGGCTTTCTGCGCGAATTCGGTGACAGCTGTCACCACGGCAAGGAAGAAGGATTCCTGTTCCCCGCCATGGTCCATGCCGGCCTGCCGTCCGAAAGCGGCCCCATCGCCGTCATGCTGCACGACCACACGCAGGGACGCGCCTGGCTGCAGGCCATGGAACAGGCGCTGGGCCCGGAGTTTCGCCCCGACGCCTTCCTCACTGCCCTGCGCGGCTACGTCACGCTCATGCGCAGCCATATCGCCAAGGAAAACAACGTGCTCTTTCCCATGGCCGAAAACCTGCTCGACGCAGAAGCGCTGCAGACCCTGTTCGACCAGTTCGAAGAGCACGAGGCCCGCGTCATCGGCCCGGGGCGGCATCAGCAACTGCATGCCCTGCTCGAATCCCTGATCGCCCGCTACCCAGCCGCCGCGCACAGCCAGCACTCCCATGGCGTACACTGA
- a CDS encoding HsdM family class I SAM-dependent methyltransferase gives MNTSTLVQKVWNFCHTLRDDGVGYGDYLEQLTYLLFLKLAHEYAREPYNRDTRIPMGYGWSSLRVKTGEPLEAQYLAILHKLGQEPGMLGAIFFKAQNKIQDPAKLSRLVQMIDAEDWISLDTDTKGDLYEGLLQKNAEDTKSGAGQYFTPRALIEAMVACVRPEPMKTIADPACGTGGFFLGAYNWLNRPEARLDKRQKAFLKDQTFFGNEIVPNTRRMCLMNLFLHNIGELVGEPSIDRSDALISEPGRKVDYVLANPPFGKKSSMTITNEDGEEDRDALTYERQDFWETTSNKQLNFLQHIVSMLKVDGKAAVVLPDNVLFEGGAGEKIRRKLLENCDVHTILRLPTGIFYAQGVKANVVFFDNAPKDGRVHTQGIWFYDLRTNKHFTLKTRTLKLADLQDFIQCYHPENRHERQESERFRYFSYEELMARDKASLDIFWLKDESLDNLDDLPPPDVLQQEIIEHLEAALSAFRDVAAALPKVQPAS, from the coding sequence ATGAATACTTCCACCCTCGTCCAGAAAGTCTGGAACTTCTGCCACACCCTGCGCGATGACGGCGTGGGCTATGGTGACTACCTGGAGCAGTTGACGTATCTGCTGTTCCTCAAGCTGGCACACGAATATGCACGGGAACCCTACAACCGCGATACGCGCATTCCGATGGGCTATGGCTGGTCCAGCCTGCGCGTAAAGACCGGCGAACCGCTGGAGGCGCAGTATCTGGCTATCCTGCACAAGCTCGGGCAGGAGCCGGGCATGCTCGGCGCGATTTTCTTCAAGGCGCAGAACAAGATCCAGGATCCGGCCAAGCTCAGTCGTCTGGTGCAGATGATTGATGCCGAGGACTGGATCAGTCTGGATACCGACACCAAGGGTGACCTGTACGAAGGCCTGCTGCAGAAAAACGCGGAAGACACCAAGAGCGGAGCGGGGCAATACTTCACGCCGCGTGCCCTGATCGAGGCGATGGTGGCTTGCGTGCGTCCCGAGCCGATGAAGACCATTGCCGACCCGGCCTGCGGCACCGGAGGTTTTTTCCTGGGTGCGTACAACTGGCTGAACCGACCCGAGGCCAGGCTGGACAAGCGCCAGAAGGCCTTCCTGAAAGACCAGACCTTCTTTGGCAACGAGATCGTTCCCAACACGCGCCGCATGTGCCTGATGAACCTGTTCTTGCACAACATCGGAGAGCTTGTGGGGGAACCTTCCATCGACCGCTCCGATGCGCTGATCAGCGAACCCGGGCGCAAGGTGGACTACGTGCTGGCCAACCCTCCTTTCGGCAAGAAAAGCAGCATGACCATCACCAACGAGGATGGAGAAGAAGACCGGGATGCGCTGACTTATGAGCGCCAGGACTTCTGGGAAACCACCTCGAACAAGCAGCTCAATTTTCTGCAGCACATCGTCAGCATGCTCAAGGTGGACGGCAAGGCTGCCGTGGTATTGCCGGACAACGTGCTGTTTGAAGGGGGCGCGGGCGAAAAGATCCGGCGCAAGCTGCTGGAAAACTGCGACGTGCATACCATCCTCCGCCTGCCGACCGGGATTTTCTATGCACAGGGCGTCAAGGCCAACGTGGTGTTCTTCGACAATGCGCCCAAGGACGGGCGCGTCCATACCCAGGGTATCTGGTTTTATGACCTGCGCACAAACAAGCACTTTACGCTGAAGACGCGCACGCTCAAGCTGGCGGACCTGCAGGACTTCATCCAGTGCTACCACCCGGAGAATCGCCACGAACGGCAAGAGTCGGAGCGGTTCAGGTATTTCAGTTACGAGGAACTGATGGCCCGGGACAAGGCCAGTCTGGATATTTTCTGGCTCAAGGATGAGAGTCTGGACAATCTGGATGACTTGCCGCCTCCGGATGTGCTGCAGCAGGAAATCATCGAGCACCTGGAGGCTGCCTTGTCGGCCTTTCGCGATGTGGCTGCGGCCTTGCCGAAAGTCCAGCCTGCTTCCTGA
- a CDS encoding restriction endonuclease subunit S has product MSELPSGWADVTLSDVLISVVGGGTPSRNVPAFFKGSIPWFTVKDMKSLRPLDAEEHISELALANSATNLIPANTLIVATRIALGRAMRPTVACAINQDLKALFFGSGVSADFLLYWVGASERIIKDLGSGTTVSGIRLDALNGLPLKLPPAAEQSRIVAKLEELLFDLDAGVVELKAAQRKLAQYRQSLLKAAVEGSLTAEWRKQNAPAETGAQLLERILAERRARWEAQQLAKFEAQGKKPPKDWQRKYPEPVQADTTALPELPEGWVWASVDQLSDFVRNGLSKTPNNDQKGFQILRINAVRPMSVNFGAIKHIEIRESEAEDYWVEEGDVLATRYNGSVDLLGVFGMVRGVHERTLHPDKLVRMKPVTGGKLGAWMEVCGNVGFSRKHLVSRVKTTAGQTGISGSDLKKTPIPLAPAAEQDMTLTVLNERLEAVKELEQPIEHSLNQSAAQRQNILRAAFAGQLVPQDPNDEPASVLLERIRAERAAQAPARKPRGPKTRKAAA; this is encoded by the coding sequence GTGAGTGAGTTGCCAAGTGGCTGGGCTGATGTCACGCTCAGCGATGTCCTGATTTCGGTTGTAGGTGGTGGCACACCATCTCGCAATGTCCCTGCCTTCTTTAAAGGGAGTATTCCTTGGTTCACTGTCAAGGACATGAAGTCCTTGAGGCCATTGGATGCGGAAGAGCACATTAGCGAGCTTGCGCTTGCTAACAGTGCCACCAACCTGATCCCGGCAAATACTTTGATCGTTGCTACGCGAATTGCATTAGGGCGAGCGATGCGGCCTACAGTCGCCTGTGCAATCAATCAAGACTTAAAGGCCTTGTTCTTTGGGAGCGGGGTTAGCGCTGATTTTCTTTTGTATTGGGTTGGAGCAAGTGAACGGATCATTAAAGATTTGGGCTCGGGGACAACAGTAAGTGGTATTCGCTTGGATGCTCTGAATGGCTTGCCATTGAAGTTGCCACCCGCTGCAGAGCAATCCCGCATTGTCGCCAAACTCGAAGAACTGTTGTTCGACCTAGATGCCGGCGTGGTCGAACTCAAGGCCGCGCAGCGCAAGCTGGCGCAGTACCGCCAGTCGCTGCTGAAAGCGGCTGTCGAGGGCTCGCTGACGGCAGAGTGGCGCAAGCAGAACGCGCCTGCCGAGACGGGCGCGCAATTGCTGGAACGCATCCTCGCGGAGCGCCGCGCCCGCTGGGAAGCCCAACAGTTGGCGAAGTTCGAAGCGCAAGGCAAGAAGCCGCCCAAGGACTGGCAGAGGAAATATCCTGAGCCGGTGCAGGCGGACACCACGGCGCTGCCGGAATTGCCGGAGGGGTGGGTGTGGGCGAGCGTGGATCAGCTGTCGGATTTTGTTCGAAACGGTCTTTCAAAGACACCCAACAATGACCAAAAGGGATTTCAAATATTAAGAATCAACGCTGTACGGCCAATGTCGGTGAACTTCGGCGCAATTAAACATATTGAAATCAGAGAGAGCGAAGCCGAGGACTACTGGGTCGAGGAGGGCGATGTTTTGGCCACTCGCTACAACGGCAGCGTTGATCTGTTGGGCGTTTTTGGGATGGTTAGAGGAGTGCATGAACGCACACTTCATCCAGACAAACTCGTCCGGATGAAGCCGGTTACCGGAGGGAAGCTGGGAGCGTGGATGGAGGTATGTGGCAATGTAGGCTTCTCTCGGAAGCATCTGGTGTCACGCGTAAAAACTACCGCAGGCCAAACTGGAATTTCTGGAAGCGATTTAAAGAAAACACCTATCCCGCTGGCGCCTGCTGCCGAGCAGGATATGACACTGACGGTGTTGAATGAACGGTTGGAAGCAGTCAAAGAGCTTGAGCAACCCATCGAGCATTCTCTCAACCAATCCGCTGCCCAACGCCAAAACATCCTCCGCGCCGCCTTCGCCGGCCAGCTGGTGCCGCAAGACCCCAACGATGAACCCGCCAGCGTCCTGCTGGAACGCATCCGCGCCGAGCGCGCCGCACAAGCGCCTGCACGCAAGCCGCGCGGCCCGAAGACCAGAAAGGCCGCCGCATGA
- the ychF gene encoding redox-regulated ATPase YchF has protein sequence MSLKCGIVGLPNVGKSTLFNALTKAGIAAENYPFCTIEPNTGVVEVPDPRLKQLAEIINPERIVPAIVEFVDIAGLVAGASKGEGLGNQFLAHIRETDAIVNVVRCFEDPNVIHVAGKVDPISDIEVIQTELCLADLGTVEKAQVRYGKAARSGNDKEAAAMVKVLEKVQAGLLEGKPARILDLNDQEKALLKPLCLITGKPAMFVGNVAEDGFENNPLLDRLKEFAKLHGDAPVVAICAKIESELSEMSDEDRDMMLEEMGLHEPGLNRLIRAGFSLLGLQTYFTAGVKEVRAWTIHIGDTAPQAAGVIHGDFERGFIRAQTIAFDDFIQYKGEQGAKEAGKMRAEGKEYVVRDGDVMNFLFNV, from the coding sequence ATGAGCCTCAAATGCGGCATCGTGGGCCTGCCCAACGTGGGCAAGTCCACCCTGTTCAACGCCCTGACCAAGGCCGGCATCGCTGCCGAAAACTACCCCTTCTGCACCATCGAGCCCAACACCGGCGTGGTGGAAGTGCCCGATCCGCGCCTCAAGCAGCTGGCCGAGATCATCAACCCCGAGCGCATCGTGCCGGCCATCGTCGAGTTCGTGGATATTGCCGGCCTGGTGGCAGGCGCGAGCAAGGGCGAAGGCCTGGGCAACCAGTTCCTGGCGCACATCCGCGAGACCGATGCCATCGTCAACGTGGTGCGCTGCTTCGAGGATCCGAACGTGATCCACGTGGCGGGCAAGGTCGATCCCATCTCCGACATCGAGGTAATCCAGACCGAGCTGTGCCTGGCCGATCTGGGCACGGTGGAGAAGGCGCAGGTGCGCTATGGCAAGGCTGCTCGCAGTGGCAACGACAAGGAAGCCGCAGCGATGGTCAAGGTGCTGGAAAAAGTGCAGGCCGGTCTGCTCGAAGGCAAGCCCGCGCGCATCCTGGACCTGAACGACCAGGAAAAGGCACTGCTCAAGCCGCTGTGCCTGATCACCGGCAAGCCGGCCATGTTCGTGGGCAACGTGGCCGAGGACGGCTTCGAGAACAACCCGCTGCTGGACCGCCTGAAGGAATTTGCCAAGTTGCACGGCGATGCGCCGGTGGTGGCCATCTGCGCCAAGATCGAATCGGAACTGTCCGAGATGAGCGACGAAGACCGCGACATGATGCTGGAGGAAATGGGCCTGCACGAGCCGGGCCTGAACCGCCTGATCCGTGCCGGTTTCAGCCTGCTGGGGCTGCAGACCTACTTCACCGCCGGTGTGAAGGAGGTGCGAGCCTGGACCATCCACATCGGCGATACCGCGCCGCAGGCGGCAGGCGTGATCCATGGCGACTTCGAGCGCGGCTTCATCCGCGCGCAGACGATTGCGTTTGACGACTTCATCCAGTACAAGGGCGAGCAGGGCGCCAAGGAAGCGGGCAAGATGCGCGCCGAGGGCAAGGAGTATGTCGTCAGGGATGGGGATGTGATGAACTTTTTGTTCAACGTTTGA
- a CDS encoding ATP-binding protein: protein MNRESQTMDQKSLRLVTGKRADFAALAGDCVCFANASGGSILIGIEDEQELPPSEQRIDPALPELVRKRVAELTVNVQVVPEVVTAANGGEYIALRVARATGVASTSDGRYFLRVGDSCRRVLGDDVLQLINDRPAVPWEAMTGMHIASGQADAHKVRDVLAALRASDRVKVGVKGMDDDELLAHYGLADAGVLTNLGVLILGTARDRARLGTAPIVQAIKFDELDQKINKWLWDDYALSPVELVDAIWNTIPDFHESYELPDGLYRQHLPAYDKRVVRELLVNALVHRPYTQRGDIFLNLHPDRFEIVNPGRLPLGVTPQNMLHANRRRNDQLARLFHDLHLMEKEGTGFDLMYEVQLSQGRSVPVVKEGADSVSVTIGRRVQKPAVIRLMTEADERFQLRPRERITLGLLAAHESLTARELAAHLELPNTEVLRGSWLGRLMALGLVQSSGKTQATRYFVQPDWLKGAGLDGRTTLKRMEPHRLRALVVEDLSRYPGSSSVEVQQRVAPELDQRTIRRALEELHATGVVRYQGERRWRRYWYEPNGQID, encoded by the coding sequence ATGAACCGCGAGTCGCAAACCATGGACCAGAAATCCCTGCGCCTGGTCACCGGCAAAAGGGCCGACTTTGCCGCCCTGGCAGGTGACTGCGTCTGCTTTGCCAATGCTTCGGGTGGCAGCATTCTGATCGGCATTGAAGACGAGCAGGAATTGCCGCCTTCCGAACAACGCATTGATCCCGCCTTGCCGGAACTGGTGCGCAAGCGTGTGGCCGAACTCACGGTCAATGTCCAGGTGGTGCCTGAAGTGGTGACCGCTGCCAATGGCGGCGAATACATCGCCTTGAGGGTCGCGCGCGCTACTGGGGTGGCTTCTACCAGCGATGGTCGTTATTTCCTGCGTGTAGGCGACAGCTGCCGCCGGGTGCTGGGCGATGACGTGCTGCAACTCATCAACGACCGGCCTGCCGTGCCCTGGGAGGCGATGACCGGCATGCATATTGCATCGGGCCAGGCAGACGCCCACAAGGTGCGTGATGTTCTTGCAGCCCTGCGCGCCTCGGACCGGGTCAAGGTTGGCGTCAAGGGCATGGACGACGATGAATTGCTGGCCCACTACGGCCTGGCGGATGCTGGCGTATTGACCAACCTGGGCGTGCTGATTCTGGGCACCGCGCGGGATCGGGCGCGCCTGGGGACGGCCCCGATTGTGCAGGCGATCAAGTTCGATGAACTGGATCAGAAGATCAACAAGTGGCTGTGGGACGATTACGCGCTGTCTCCCGTTGAACTGGTGGATGCCATCTGGAACACCATTCCGGATTTTCATGAAAGTTATGAGCTGCCGGATGGCCTGTACCGCCAGCATCTGCCGGCGTATGACAAGCGGGTGGTGCGCGAACTGCTGGTCAATGCGCTGGTGCACCGCCCTTATACGCAGCGGGGCGACATCTTCCTGAATCTGCATCCCGACCGGTTCGAGATCGTGAATCCGGGGCGCCTGCCCCTGGGCGTGACGCCGCAGAACATGCTGCATGCCAATCGTCGCCGCAATGATCAGTTGGCACGCCTGTTTCATGACCTGCACCTGATGGAAAAGGAAGGCACCGGCTTTGACCTGATGTACGAGGTACAACTCTCGCAGGGGCGCTCGGTGCCGGTGGTGAAGGAAGGGGCAGACTCGGTATCCGTCACCATCGGGCGTCGTGTGCAAAAGCCTGCGGTCATCCGGCTCATGACGGAGGCGGACGAGCGCTTTCAGTTGCGTCCGCGCGAGCGCATTACGCTGGGCCTGCTGGCCGCACACGAGAGCCTGACAGCCCGTGAGCTGGCGGCTCATCTGGAGCTGCCCAACACCGAGGTGTTGCGGGGGAGTTGGCTGGGACGGCTGATGGCTCTGGGGCTGGTACAGTCATCCGGAAAAACGCAGGCCACCCGTTATTTTGTTCAGCCGGATTGGCTCAAGGGGGCAGGGCTGGATGGAAGAACCACCCTGAAACGCATGGAGCCACATCGCCTGCGTGCGCTGGTCGTGGAAGATCTGTCCCGTTACCCAGGCTCATCGTCTGTCGAGGTGCAGCAGCGCGTGGCTCCCGAGCTGGACCAGCGCACCATCCGGCGGGCATTGGAGGAGCTCCATGCAACCGGTGTGGTGAGGTACCAAGGTGAGCGCCGTTGGCGCCGCTACTGGTACGAGCCTAACGGACAAATCGACTGA
- a CDS encoding DUF1634 domain-containing protein, producing MKPQAPKGMERRDLWLAALLWFGTWLASGVIALGIGLDLLQRYAGMPAIGISGLTLVTAGVGLFILLSVARVLAMLLMFLRERDRVYAGIAALVLLIMAAGVWLGL from the coding sequence ATGAAGCCGCAGGCTCCGAAAGGCATGGAGCGCCGCGATCTGTGGCTGGCAGCCCTGCTGTGGTTCGGCACCTGGCTGGCGTCGGGCGTGATTGCGCTGGGAATCGGGCTGGATCTGCTGCAGCGTTATGCCGGCATGCCCGCGATCGGCATCAGTGGGCTGACGCTGGTGACCGCAGGCGTCGGCCTGTTCATCCTGCTGTCGGTGGCGCGGGTGCTGGCGATGTTGCTGATGTTCCTGCGCGAGCGGGATCGCGTTTATGCGGGCATTGCCGCACTGGTGTTGCTGATCATGGCGGCCGGGGTATGGCTGGGGCTATAG
- a CDS encoding type I restriction-modification enzyme R subunit C-terminal domain-containing protein: protein MTPETKARLLIDQKLESAGWIVQDMRQLNLSAGLGVAVREYPTDTGPADYVLFVNRVACGVIEAKRDSAGENLTVTEKQTERYATATLKWRKDNAPLRFLFEATGQIIRFTDGHDPMPRSREIFHFFQPEQLAEWLAQAHTLRRRLAEQMPALPERNLRDCQISAVTGLEKSLAHNKPRALVHMATGAGKTFTAITSVYRLLKFGGAKRILFLVDTRNLGKQAHQEFMAYTPPDDGRKFTELYNVQRLASSHIDPHAQVCISTIQRMYSILSGEPIDESAEDLSLNEVQQTQKQEKWVRYNAAVPVETFDFIIIDECHRSIYNLWKQVLDYFDAFLIGLTATPDKRTYGFFNENIVAEYTYEQSVADGVNVGYDVYEIETEITRKGAELKAREWVDHRDRQTRKKRWGETEEDTAYTGKELDRSVVNPSQIRQVIQAMKTAVETQIFPNRQETPKTLIFAKTDSHADDIINIVREVYGQGNAFCKKVTYRAEEDPDSVLSSFRNDYHPRIAVTVDMIATGTDVKPLEVLLFMRDVRSKGYYEQMKGRGVRSLDADGLKRVSNSASGAKDRFVLIDAVGVEKSLKTESRPLEKKPTVALKDLLQGVAMGSRDDDTVLSLANRLVRLAKQLDDKALARIEKASGGIPVRELGKALITALDPDAIVQTALETAKAQGITRSEDTLLSQELEAARQQRVAAACAPFDRPELRDEIESARREREQIIDHINTDQVTFAGFSEQAEAQARAVVQGFADYIRQHKDEIAALGFFYQQPYQRRALAFEMIEELHEQLSKPPLLLTTEKLWSAYARVQESQVQGADRKRQLTDLVSLVRFAIGLDKELKPFADEVDRRFQTWVFRHNAQRATAFSPEQMEWLRLIKEHIASSCSINRDDFDYAELADKGGLQKAWGLFGKELDGLMEEMNVELVA, encoded by the coding sequence ATGACGCCTGAAACGAAAGCACGTCTGCTGATCGACCAGAAACTGGAATCGGCCGGCTGGATCGTGCAGGACATGCGGCAACTCAATCTCTCTGCCGGCCTGGGCGTCGCGGTACGCGAATACCCGACGGATACGGGTCCGGCGGATTACGTGCTGTTCGTCAATCGTGTGGCCTGTGGCGTGATCGAGGCCAAGCGCGATAGCGCAGGCGAAAACCTGACGGTTACCGAGAAGCAGACCGAGCGCTATGCCACCGCAACGCTGAAATGGCGCAAGGACAATGCCCCGCTGCGCTTTCTGTTCGAGGCGACGGGACAGATTATCCGGTTCACCGACGGGCATGATCCCATGCCCCGGTCGCGCGAGATCTTCCACTTTTTCCAGCCGGAGCAACTGGCGGAATGGCTGGCGCAGGCGCACACCCTGCGTCGCCGGCTTGCAGAGCAAATGCCGGCCCTGCCGGAGCGCAACCTGCGGGATTGCCAGATCAGCGCGGTGACAGGTCTGGAGAAATCCCTGGCCCACAACAAGCCGCGCGCCCTCGTGCACATGGCGACCGGTGCCGGCAAGACCTTTACCGCCATTACCTCGGTCTATCGCCTGCTCAAGTTCGGTGGAGCCAAGCGCATCCTGTTTCTGGTGGACACGCGCAACCTGGGCAAGCAGGCGCACCAGGAATTCATGGCCTACACGCCGCCCGACGATGGCCGCAAGTTCACCGAGCTCTACAACGTGCAGCGGCTGGCGTCCAGCCACATTGATCCGCATGCCCAAGTGTGCATCAGCACCATCCAGCGCATGTACTCCATCCTGAGCGGGGAGCCCATCGACGAATCGGCCGAAGACCTGTCACTCAACGAAGTGCAGCAAACCCAAAAGCAGGAAAAGTGGGTGCGCTACAACGCGGCCGTGCCGGTGGAAACCTTTGATTTCATCATCATCGACGAGTGCCACCGCAGCATCTACAACCTGTGGAAGCAGGTGCTGGATTATTTTGATGCCTTCCTGATCGGCCTCACTGCCACGCCCGACAAGCGCACCTACGGTTTCTTCAACGAGAACATCGTGGCCGAGTACACCTACGAGCAGTCGGTGGCGGATGGTGTGAACGTGGGTTATGACGTTTACGAGATCGAAACCGAGATCACGCGCAAGGGGGCGGAACTGAAGGCGCGCGAATGGGTGGACCACCGCGACCGCCAGACCCGCAAGAAGCGCTGGGGCGAGACAGAGGAAGACACTGCCTACACCGGCAAGGAACTGGATCGTTCGGTGGTCAACCCGAGCCAGATCCGCCAGGTGATTCAGGCCATGAAGACGGCGGTAGAAACACAGATTTTCCCGAACCGCCAGGAAACGCCCAAGACCCTGATCTTTGCCAAGACCGACAGCCATGCCGATGACATCATCAACATCGTGCGCGAGGTGTACGGGCAGGGCAACGCCTTTTGCAAGAAGGTCACCTACCGTGCCGAAGAAGACCCGGACAGCGTGCTGAGCAGCTTCCGCAACGACTACCACCCCCGCATCGCCGTGACGGTGGACATGATCGCCACCGGCACCGACGTGAAGCCGCTGGAAGTGCTGCTGTTCATGCGCGACGTGCGCAGCAAGGGCTATTACGAGCAGATGAAGGGCCGTGGCGTGCGCAGCCTGGATGCCGATGGCCTCAAGCGCGTCAGCAACAGTGCCAGCGGTGCCAAGGACCGCTTCGTGCTGATTGATGCGGTGGGCGTGGAAAAGTCGCTCAAGACCGAAAGCCGTCCGCTGGAAAAGAAGCCCACGGTGGCCCTCAAGGACTTGCTGCAGGGCGTGGCCATGGGCAGCCGTGACGATGACACCGTGCTGTCGCTCGCGAACCGGTTGGTGCGCCTGGCCAAGCAGCTGGACGACAAGGCGCTGGCCCGTATTGAAAAGGCCAGCGGCGGCATTCCGGTGCGCGAACTGGGCAAGGCGCTGATTACGGCGCTGGATCCGGATGCGATCGTGCAAACCGCACTGGAAACGGCCAAAGCCCAGGGCATCACACGCAGCGAAGACACCCTGCTGTCGCAGGAGTTGGAGGCTGCCCGCCAGCAGCGCGTGGCCGCTGCCTGCGCTCCTTTCGATCGGCCGGAACTGCGCGATGAAATCGAGAGCGCCCGCCGCGAGCGCGAGCAGATCATCGACCATATCAACACCGACCAGGTGACGTTTGCAGGCTTTTCGGAGCAGGCCGAAGCGCAGGCCCGGGCGGTGGTGCAGGGGTTTGCCGATTACATCCGGCAGCACAAGGACGAGATTGCGGCGCTGGGCTTTTTCTACCAGCAGCCCTACCAGCGGCGCGCACTGGCGTTCGAGATGATCGAGGAACTGCACGAACAGTTGAGCAAGCCGCCGCTGCTGCTGACCACCGAAAAGCTGTGGAGCGCCTATGCGCGGGTGCAGGAAAGCCAGGTGCAGGGTGCGGACCGCAAGCGCCAGTTGACCGATCTGGTGAGTCTGGTGCGTTTTGCCATCGGGCTGGACAAGGAACTGAAGCCCTTTGCCGATGAAGTGGACCGCCGTTTTCAGACCTGGGTCTTTCGCCATAACGCCCAGCGCGCCACTGCCTTCAGCCCCGAACAAATGGAATGGCTGCGCCTGATCAAGGAGCATATTGCCAGCAGTTGCAGCATCAACCGCGATGATTTTGACTATGCGGAGCTGGCGGACAAGGGCGGCTTGCAGAAGGCTTGGGGGCTGTTTGGCAAGGAGCTGGATGGGTTGATGGAGGAGATGAATGTGGAGTTGGTGGCGTGA
- a CDS encoding DUF411 domain-containing protein, translating into MSRKPHSSRRQLLQISAVATLLPLMGMARAQSALPQVEVWKDASCGCCKDWIAHMQKNGFRVRAHESGNNAIRARLGLAQQYASCHTALVGGYVIEGHVPASDVKRLLGERPRALGLAVPGMPIGSPGMDGPVYGGRRDPYAVLLVQRDGSSRVFKRYA; encoded by the coding sequence ATGTCCCGCAAGCCCCATTCCTCCCGCCGCCAGCTTCTCCAGATTTCCGCCGTCGCCACGCTGCTGCCCCTGATGGGCATGGCGCGCGCGCAATCTGCCCTGCCGCAGGTAGAGGTATGGAAAGACGCCAGTTGCGGCTGTTGCAAGGACTGGATCGCGCACATGCAAAAAAACGGCTTCCGCGTGCGTGCGCACGAGAGCGGCAACAACGCCATCCGCGCGCGCTTGGGGCTGGCGCAGCAGTATGCGTCCTGCCATACGGCGCTGGTGGGCGGTTATGTGATCGAGGGGCATGTGCCGGCATCGGACGTCAAGCGCCTGTTGGGCGAGCGTCCCAGGGCGCTGGGTCTGGCGGTGCCGGGCATGCCGATTGGCTCTCCGGGCATGGATGGCCCGGTCTACGGCGGCCGCCGCGACCCCTATGCCGTGCTGCTGGTGCAGCGCGACGGCAGCAGCCGCGTGTTCAAGCGCTACGCGTGA